DNA from Vitis vinifera cultivar Pinot Noir 40024 chromosome 19, ASM3070453v1:
TTACCCTAGTTAAACTTATGAGGATAAaaatgtcaatttgatgatttaaaataaattttaaattaattttattaaacaatcttaatattcaaaataaaaattaagtaataaatactAAGTTTTATTATTAGATAACTTTATACTatgcattttttaaatcatttttttatcatagtttcttcatttaaagaaattaaaattctaaaaaaaaaaccttttttagtTGATATCTAAATGAAACTCTATTATTAATTGAttcatattaaaattgaacttcttttaaaatatctttttttatttttgtttatttattataataaaattagaatttcaaataaattctacttaatttacttataagaactattttgtttttttactaaaatgttaataaaaaactgaaaatcataattacattataaaaaataaaaatgataatgacattaattaagtattaaattgtttttatttactaGAAACtatttatgatatataatatttttttttcaattttattataatttttactctataatttatttttattggttttattattatgtattactttaaaaaagaaaaactacatTTAGttgtcaaaaaattttaaaaaaattagaaagaaaaagaaaagaaaatgatgaataaattatttttagttccTTATCCataaaatttttgagaaaaatatatttaaattattaacaaatagactttctcaaaattttcttattttttttaaaggaaaatattataaaatttttaatagcatttttttttttgttttgtttagatttttttttaatttagttttttttttttaatttctctatCTCATTTTCCTTGAGAAGAAtgattttccttaaaattttattttattttaaacttttccataatatatttttattttcatgagaTATTGTctacaatatttaaaattttaaagatgtCATATAATAACTAtaaagttaaattaaaaaaattaatcattttgaGATGTCAGATATTTTCATTGTCAAACGATTGattatattcaatatttaaatttaagataataTCAAACACTTTTCActtttattaattcaataattctAATTTCAGTACTTCTAATTTAGCACCAACTTTagcaattaattttcaattttgttaaaCTTCATCTTTGTctctttatttgaaataaaatatgttttaatctttttgaattgaaaaatgagaagataattattaaattttaaataattttatcatagaTTTAATAACTTTAAAACATTAATGAAAACAACTTAACATTTAATaccatttaaatattaataaaaaataaatagtgtATACACTTGATTGATTCACCACCTTCTAAGTCCATCTAACTTAAACTAGATTGATTCACTAGAGTTTAATGCTCAAAATCAAACCAACACTACACAaccaattttctttttagatttgatTAGTTTTGTTCTCAATGCGTCTAATTCAActaaattgatttgattatattttagtGCTCAAAATCAAACCGATCGTTCAAATCATGCACACCCTTAATTAGCTATAAGCTAAaaacccttttattttaaatgggccctaatttaatttaattcaactaAACCAAGTTATGATTGTTAGCCTATAAACTACGGTAATTTAATTTGTGCTAGCTTGTGGTGTGTTAAGAAGTCCCATTACAATGTAGTTAGGGTACTCTAATGGATGAGTTTATTCTATTATGTTCAAAATTCAACGAACAAACCCTTATCGATAATCCAATTGGATTCAAAATTGGAACAACCTCTTAATGGAAAAGGATCCATGACATGATTAAAAATTCATAGTTGAGtgtgatttaaaatataaaactaataaatttatCCATTTagatatatattcatatatttaaattcaaaCTAAATTGATAATGGAATATCCAGATGcaatcaaataattaaaccaTAAAAATCCATTTAGATATTCTGaattcaatcaaataatttcTCATCCACCACAGCAATTCACCGGCTCATTGCTTGTGGCTCAAATTCACtccatttttttcacaaaaattcaTGCCCCCTTGTTATATATTATCATCCTTATACGACAGCAGCCCCCATTCTTAACGTAAGAACCAGTGAGTGATTCTCTCTGAACTAGTAACACTGTGATATTTTGTATGGATATTAACGTAGCAGAAGCCAACCACAGTGAGACAATTAGGAGTGTCAGATTGCTACGTAGGCTTCGAGAACACCGTTCACCTGGCAGCTGCTTCTCTCTTCCACCTGCCCGTTATATATGTAGTGTCACTGCACTCACGTTTTCCATTTCCCATTTCCCAAACACGATCCTTCTCGATAAAACCGAAGCCGCAAGGGCAAGAGAAGAAAGAGTGTGATTTTCCCTATAATTTGTTCTACTAATTGATCACTAGTTATCATACATGTAAGTGCAGATTTCAACGTTTATATATGTTCTCATTTCTTTGATTGATCTTGTGTATTTCCCATTTGCcgttccatttttcttttaattttttttgggttttgatcAAACCAACAATTTGTGTTTTCTCCAAGCTGGTTCTCTGCAATTGGAGTATGGATTTGAAGGACATTGTGATCTAACATGAGTTAATGATGTAATGCAGTTCAAAATGGAAGGTGGGCTTGAGGCAAGTGGAAGCAATGGCGAGGAGAACAATAGAGATGATGACTTGAACATGACAATAAGGGAGATCTTGGAAACGAAGGAGAAGGGTAGTGATGATGACTTGAACATGACCATAAGGGAGATCTTGGAAATGAACTCAAGTCTTCGGTATGAAGAGATTGATCGTGAACTCAAGGAGATGAAAAAGTAGGGTTTTTGAATCTAATAATGGACAtgcattttgtttatttatttagttaattaatttttttggggTGTTTTGATCATACATTTTGATTCTAAAGGTGTTAGggcttttatttgttttgtcaGTTTTGTTGAAGATGTTCCCACTAAGAGGGTGGAGCCTGAAGGAGATTTAGGGTTTCAGGCAAGAGAGGTAAATAGGGTTACTGATGTAAACAGCATTATATATGGGTTGTTTGTAAAATTGTGACAAATAAGCATTTGGATGGGTATCTCATACAAGATCCATGTCCAATGGAAGAATAGTGGAACTTGATAGAAAAATCCTAGAAACCTGCCAGCCAATTTGAAGAAGTACAAAGAAATTTGATAAAACTCAGCTCATTTCTTATCAAGGTTTTCATAAAGCTCTAGTTAACCACATTCATTATTAACCAAGTGTACATCTTTTATGCTTTCTCTTAATGATTTTGcattcttgaaaattattttcttttagtaCTTTTTGATTAAGATGGGGATGGAATTTTCTTTTGAGAAGTAATGTTGATTTTTTGATTTTGGTTAtaattgtgattttatttttatcttcccAAGTGCAGATTGACAGTTTCTCAGGAAGTGGTAGAGATGAAGAAGACCCTATGTCCTCTTCTCCTCCACTTCCTCCCCAAATAGTCCAACATTCAATATTAGATACTGAGATTGAGGATTTTGGGTCGCTTTCAGGAGCTAGAATGGAGTTAGACCGAGCGAGTGATCTCCTTGTGTCGGTTTCTGTTGGAACTGAGGAAAACAAGCAAAAAATTGTAGACCTCAGTTCTGCAGCATTGAAAGAACTACTAAAAATGGCCAAGGAGAAACAGCCTCTATGGCGAGACTGTATAGATGGGGAAGTTCTAAATCATATAGAATACACAAAGCAATTTGGGGAGATTGATAAAACTGCggagaaaataatgagaaagaCCGAAGAAACTCTATTGTCTCCAAACTTGGGCAGCCCAAGACACATTTCAGCATTGCCTGAAGAATCAAGGATAACTCTTTATACTGAAGCTTCAAGACATACTCAGTTTCTCCCTGTGGATCCAGTCCACATAGTTGAACTGCTCATGGATATGGTCAGTTTTTCTCTCTCAATTAATAATCGAAGATTTTATTGTTATGCTGTCTGGCATTGAGGAATAATGTTTGCTTTCCTTGTTTTCAATATCAGAATCAGTACTCAACTGTATTTTCTAGTATTGTCTCAAGAGCCACAATACTGGGCAACCTGTCAACAGATACCCCAGGGAACTATGATGGAGCTCTGCAAGTGGTAATCGAAATTAAATCTAAACTTCCTctcattttatatttgttttgagTGTATATATTGAAGTGTTAGTTTAATCACAACCAACCCAGGCATGACTAAAAATTGGGGCTTGTGTTTAAATCATGTTCATTAGTAATTATTTTTGGTCTATCAATTTGTATGTCTCATATTCCTTAACTTGGCATGATTTTGATTGGCACTAACTGAAGCATGAGAAGCTTGTAAATATTACTATAACACTACTGATTATTGACCTTTTCTTCATCATCATATGACACAGTTCATTAGTTTTCAGATGCATAACTCTTATATGAATTCTTAAAGTTTCTCTATTGCATTGTGTTTATGAACAGTATCATACAGCTGATTACTTCAAATCAGCTGTATGCCCTGGaatccctttttctttctttaacttTCTTGATCATTCATGCATTGAATTTTGATTCCCTTGTTCATATCAATGCAATCACTGTTACAAGGATTGGTTCCTAAAAATATTCTCATCTTAAATGATTTTCTAGATGGCGGTAGAATTTAACGCCCCTTCACCACTCCTTCCAACGAGAGAGTGTCATCTTGCAAGACACAGTAAGCAGCTGGCCACTGGGATATGGGGGGTGGTAGATGTTTCCTTGGAAAGTTTATTTCCTAATCCGCTAATAAGGTATCGACGAAGGTCATCAGGCTGCCTCGCTCAACAATTGCCAAATGGAGTCACCAAGGTCAGTGGATATGTGACAAATTAAACATGAACGCCCTTTCAGTTCACCTCAATCATATGTTTCTGAGTCTTCTGTATCCTCAGATCATCTGGGTTGAGCACTCGGAAGCAGATGATAGTTCAGTTCCCGAAATGTTTCAGGCCCTGGTTACCTCCGGCCATGCATATGGTGCAAAGCATTGGCTTGGAAATTTAGTTAGACAGTGTGAACGCCTTGGACATATAATGGCTAGGAGTGATCCAAAACCTGGTGGTAGGCTTATCATATCATAAATCTGAAACCTAAATATCCTGCATTGATATATAGTCTTACTTTCAAATTGATTAACTACTGTGTTGGTTACGTATTCGACCTTTATTTCTTCACAGAAATGGTTTCTCCTGGAAGAGAGAATGTGTTGTGCCTTGCTGAGCGaatgatgagaaaattttgGGCTAATCTCAGTGATTCATCAGAAAACACATGGAGGCCAGTACCACTAAAGGGAGCTGAAAATGTTCGGGCCATGATCAGAagtggtgaagatgaagaaggacGACCTCCTGGTACAGCGATAGTTATTGCAACATCTGTGTGGGTTCCTGCATCACCAAGGAGGGTTTTTGATTTCCTCCATGATGTGCATACACGAAATAGGGTAAGTTTTGATGTGATAGCGTTTTCCGTTATTGATTCATGGGATCCTAGCTAGCCTCcatatttcttttattgtcaatattagGGACAGGAAGGTGCTAAACCAGGTAAGCACTATATAGATCAATACACACTGGCTGTGATAACTAGAGTTCCAAGTGTGGAATGATGTATTTACATACAAGTATTGATAATGAAAGGATTAATTGCCAGCATAGAGAAGGAAACAATATTGATTACCATTCTATTGTTAGTATTAGGAATATCTCTTAAGCACTGTTAGTAATCTTGTAAATAACATGCATACATTTTCAGCAAGGATAATTTTCCTTTGATGCTAAAGAGGTAAATGAATGAATGATCAAAAGTATTGTTGTTGGTATACATTACAACCATTAAATATACACACAACTTTCCAAAAGATAAACTGTACAAGGTATGCGCATATTACTCCTAAACTTAAGAATTGACCATCGAGTGCTCTTGATTTGTAGTTGAGATTGGCTCTCTCCTAATATGCCCCTGCAAATGGTGCTTCCATTAGAGGCATCAATCTTGGGCCGAATTAAAGAATGTAAAATGAGACCTAGGAAGGGGTTTGGTGAGTATATTAGCAAATTGATTGTGGGTTGACACATGAGCAACTTGAAGGGAGCCTGTAGCTACCTTTTCCTGCATAGAATGGTATTTAAGAACAATATGCTTCATTTTTGAATGGAGGACAGTATTTGCACATAGAGATGTAGCACCAATGTTGTTGCAAAGTAAATGGGGTGGCTTGGGAATGAGAATTCATAACTCAAGAAGAAGATTAGTGACGCAATCTATTTCAACCATTGCCGAGGTTATAGAGCGATATTTAACTTTAGTAAATGAGCGGGAAACTATAATTTGTTGCTTTTTAGAGCACTAAGAGATTGGGTTTTCTCCTAGAAAGAGTACATACACTGAGATGAAAGTGTAGTCATCCCGATTGCCTGCCCAATCGACATCCTAGTAGGCAATTAATTGTAATGAATTTGAGTGACGGAGTAGGAGACCATAGTCTAAGGTATGTTTGAGGTACCGCAAGAGACATTTGGAGGCAATACAGTGAGTTTGAGTTGGTACATGCATGTATTGAGCCAATTTATTTATAGCATAATGTCACGAGCCTAGAGTTCCAACATAGTAGCACGACCCGTGCAACGATCCCATGGGCAAATATCAAAGGGGCTCAACTTGCATGTCATGCATTTCAATGCCATTATGCTGATTGGTTTCATCCTGCTATGGACTCATCAAGGGAACGAATCTAGCTCCCGACCAGTTTGTGTAGAGGATGGCCAAGCTCCTCTTCATTGTCAAGTCCTTGACTAGCGACAAGCTCCCCAAACTTAACTAGGTCGGCCTGCTTGAAATATGAAGAAACATTCCAACATCACATACACGCCTTTTCCCTGGAGCAATTCTCATTACATTAAGCTCAAACCAATCAACTTACTATTCTTGATCAACACTTTCG
Protein-coding regions in this window:
- the LOC104877581 gene encoding homeobox-leucine zipper protein HDG2 yields the protein MEGGLEASGSNGEENNRDDDLNMTIREILETKEKGSDDDLNMTIREILEMNSSLRYEEIDRELKEMKNFVEDVPTKRVEPEGDLGFQAREIDSFSGSGRDEEDPMSSSPPLPPQIVQHSILDTEIEDFGSLSGARMELDRASDLLVSVSVGTEENKQKIVDLSSAALKELLKMAKEKQPLWRDCIDGEVLNHIEYTKQFGEIDKTAEKIMRKTEETLLSPNLGSPRHISALPEESRITLYTEASRHTQFLPVDPVHIVELLMDMNQYSTVFSSIVSRATILGNLSTDTPGNYDGALQVMAVEFNAPSPLLPTRECHLARHSKQLATGIWGVVDVSLESLFPNPLIRYRRRSSGCLAQQLPNGVTKIIWVEHSEADDSSVPEMFQALVTSGHAYGAKHWLGNLVRQCERLGHIMARSDPKPGEMVSPGRENVLCLAERMMRKFWANLSDSSENTWRPVPLKGAENVRAMIRSGEDEEGRPPGTAIVIATSVWVPASPRRVFDFLHDVHTRNRWDILTCGHVVKETGHIDNGCDHGNRVSILEVKSPEDQIVVILLQESYTTFTSSYVTFAPVEACTLDMILNGGSPDHVPILPSGFSILPDGPTRDGGSGSLVTMAFQILDNSSSATYIPPESVATIFKLVTETAECIKAAMFSPSNLGT